The following coding sequences lie in one Cannabis sativa cultivar Pink pepper isolate KNU-18-1 chromosome 5, ASM2916894v1, whole genome shotgun sequence genomic window:
- the LOC133037656 gene encoding uncharacterized protein LOC133037656, with protein MKMHHIVSRLRTLKIELSDDVLVLMVLLTLPPQFNQFKISYNCQKEKWTLNELISHCVQEEERLKKDKTESAPLATTPKDKGKKRKFENEAAKGPVQISTWTCEERLCQISRMACKERVA; from the exons atgaaaatgcatcatattgtctcaagattaaggacacttaagattgagctttcagatgatgtacttgtactcatggttttgttaacgcttcctccacagtttaaccaatttaaaattagttacaactgtcaaaaagagaaatggactctcaacgagcttatttctcattgtgtgcaagaggaagaaaggttgAAAAAGGACAAAACCGAAAGTGCTCCTTTGGCCACTACCcctaaggataagggcaagaaaaggaaatttgagaATGAAGCTGCTAAGGGTCCAGTTCAAATATCAACCTGGACATGTGAAGAAAGATTGTGCCAAATATCACGCATGGCGTGTAAAGAAAG ggttgcctga